The region CTGATACGCTCTTTGGCTCTATTTATGGCAAGCTCGTCATACATATGACCTTGTTTTATGCCGATAAGTCCATCTATCGCCGTTTTATCGTTTGTAACGACGCCTTTTATATCAAGTCTTGCTATACTTGGTTTTTCTTTCACCACTACAAGAATATCGCCGTTGCTCTCCTCGATATAAATATCATCAAAATAATTTTGCCTAAATAAATTTGATATGGCTCTATCGGTGCTATCGCCGGTCAGCACATCGCCCACTCTAAGCCCCATGATCTCCTTGGCAACTTCAGGAGAAAGATGCAAAAGACCCTTAAAATTTATAGACTTTATCTCAGTAGCGCCGCTAAAACATACCGCAGCAAGTAGTAAAAAAACGCTTTTTTTCATTGAATTTAACCTAAAAATGAGTATTAGGCGGTATAATAACACATTTTAATTTTAAACAATATAAATTTAATAATTTCATAAAGGCAATCACTATGAAAATCGGAATTATAGGGCTTGGGCTTATCGGAGGCTCGCTTGGACTCTGTCTTAAAAACGAAAAGCTAATCTCTTGCGTTAGCGGTCTTGATATAAGCAAAGAGCACGAAAGAAAGGCTCTGGAACTAGGCCTTGTGCATGAAATTTTATCTCTTGAAGAGATGAAAAAGAAGTGCGATATCATATTTCTTGCAATCCCTGTCGAAGCGATAATCAATATAGTAAAAGAATTTGAAGACATAGACGAAAATACAACCATAATCGATCTTGGAAGTACAAAACAAAAGATCATCGAAGCAGTTCCTGAAAAGATAAGAGCAAATTTCGTCCCGGCTCACCCTATGGCGGGCACTGAATATTCAGGTCCTACGGCTGCATTTTCAGGGCTTTTTAACGGAGCGGTTGTTGCCATTTGTGATTTTAAAGAGAGTAGCGAAAAACATGTAAAAAGATCAGTCGAGCTATTTTCTCACCTTGGAATGAAGATTATATTCATGGGCGCAAAGGAGCACGATCACCACGTAGGGCTTATCTCTCACCTTCCTCACGCCATAAGCTTCTCGCTTGCGGCAGGAGTTTTAAAAAAAGAGAACAAAAAAAACATCATCGCTCTTAGCGGCACGGGTTTTAACGGAATGATAAGAATCGCCAAAAGCTCGCCCGTAATGTGGAGTGATATATTTAAGCAAAACAAAGACAATCTAATAAGCTCTATTAAAATGTTTAAAGACGAACTTGCCGTGTGCGAAAATTTGGTGCGCGAAGAGAGGTGGGACGAGCTTAGAGATTGGATGAGCGAAGCTAGAAAGATACGCGAAATTTTATAAATTTACTTGAAATTTATAGCTTTTTAGTAAAATTCAGCAAAAATTAAAATTAGGAAAATTTATGAGAAGACGCGGAAGAAATTCAAATTTTATAGCTTACGGCATTATTGTCGTTTTGCTTGCGGTAAGCGGATTTTTGCTTTTTACATCAAATACGTTTGAGAGAGAAGCTCCGCAAATCGGTATTGAAGATGAAATTTATTGGAATTTAAAATCCCCTTTGCAGGTTAAGATAACCGACAATGTTGCCGTAAAATCAGTAAAAATAGTTATGAACGACGGAGCAAACGATATAGTCTTGTCAAATCAAAAATTTGACGCTCCAATCGGTTCGCTTGATCTGAATATAACTTTTCCAAAGACGGGATTTGCCGCGCAAAAAGATCTTTATACTCTCAAATTTGAAGCCGTAGATACGAGCAGATGGGGCTTTTTCTTTGGTAACAAGGAGAGCAAAGAGGTAAAAGTAACGGTAGATAGCAAAAAACCCGATCTTCACATCCTAAATCACTCCTACGCGATAAACAAAGGGGGCACCGCTACAGTCGTATTTAAGGCAAATGACGAGAGGTTAAAAGATGTCTATATCGAGTCAAATTTCGGCAAAAAATTCATCCCTACCAAATTTTATCAAGACGATCACTACGCGTCTTTAGTGGCTTGGCCGGTGGATGAAAGTTCATTTAGCGCCGATGTGGTAGCGGTTGATCTTGCAGGAAACGAAAGCAGAAGCAAGATAAGGTTTTTTTACCAAAACCGAAGCTACCGCGTTTCTAAAATAAAACTGGATAATCAAAATAGATTTTTAAATGAAAAAATCCCAGATCTTGCGCAACAATACGCAAAAGATTATGAAAGCATGTCAAACGTAGAAAAGATGAAATTCGTAAACGAAACCCTAAGAGCGGCGAACGAAAAACTCATAGCCGACGCTACGTCTAAAATTTCAACCGAAACGATCAGCGAATTTGGTCTTAAGAAATTCTACCCGCTTAAAAACGGCAAGGCGGTAGCGAGCTTTGGCGATCATAGATACTATACCTTAGGCGATCAAGAGATAAGCGAATCTTGGCACATGGGAATAGATCTTGCTTCTACCCAACGAGCGAACATCGTTTCAAGCAATGACGGCATAGTAGAATTTGCAGGAGAAAACGGAATCTACGGACAAAATGTGATAATAAATCACGGATTTGGCGTATTTTCGCTTTATGGACACTGCACGTCTTTGACGGTAAAAACAGGCGATGAAGTAAAAGCGGGCGATATAATAGGCACAACGGGAGTTAGCGGACTTGCGATGGGAGATCATTTGCATTTTGGAATGATAGTGCAAGGCATAGAGGTAAGACCCGAGGAGTGGATGGATACGGGCTGGATGAAAGATAACGTTTCAGGCGTGCTAAATTCGGCAAAAAAAATGATAAGTGGCAAATAACTAGAATTTGTTACCAAAAATATGTATAATTAGAAAAAATTTATGAATTTTAAGGGAAAATTTTGCAACAAACAACGATAAAAAAAGCTGTTGAAAGCGTTGGTATCGGGCTTCATAAAGGTGAGCCGATAAAAATAACACTGGAACCGACAAGCGCAAATACGGGTATAGTTTTTTACAGAAAAGATCTTGGCGTTAGCTACAAAGCAGAACCGAAAAACGTGATCAATACTCAAATGGCAACGGTCATAGG is a window of Campylobacter sp. CCUG 57310 DNA encoding:
- a CDS encoding prephenate dehydrogenase translates to MKIGIIGLGLIGGSLGLCLKNEKLISCVSGLDISKEHERKALELGLVHEILSLEEMKKKCDIIFLAIPVEAIINIVKEFEDIDENTTIIDLGSTKQKIIEAVPEKIRANFVPAHPMAGTEYSGPTAAFSGLFNGAVVAICDFKESSEKHVKRSVELFSHLGMKIIFMGAKEHDHHVGLISHLPHAISFSLAAGVLKKENKKNIIALSGTGFNGMIRIAKSSPVMWSDIFKQNKDNLISSIKMFKDELAVCENLVREERWDELRDWMSEARKIREIL
- a CDS encoding M23 family metallopeptidase, yielding MRRRGRNSNFIAYGIIVVLLAVSGFLLFTSNTFEREAPQIGIEDEIYWNLKSPLQVKITDNVAVKSVKIVMNDGANDIVLSNQKFDAPIGSLDLNITFPKTGFAAQKDLYTLKFEAVDTSRWGFFFGNKESKEVKVTVDSKKPDLHILNHSYAINKGGTATVVFKANDERLKDVYIESNFGKKFIPTKFYQDDHYASLVAWPVDESSFSADVVAVDLAGNESRSKIRFFYQNRSYRVSKIKLDNQNRFLNEKIPDLAQQYAKDYESMSNVEKMKFVNETLRAANEKLIADATSKISTETISEFGLKKFYPLKNGKAVASFGDHRYYTLGDQEISESWHMGIDLASTQRANIVSSNDGIVEFAGENGIYGQNVIINHGFGVFSLYGHCTSLTVKTGDEVKAGDIIGTTGVSGLAMGDHLHFGMIVQGIEVRPEEWMDTGWMKDNVSGVLNSAKKMISGK